In Stomoxys calcitrans chromosome 2, idStoCalc2.1, whole genome shotgun sequence, the following proteins share a genomic window:
- the LOC106084434 gene encoding uncharacterized protein LOC106084434, giving the protein MDRNSIHSGPSYIDLSSSEEDDDEEFSLAESSETDCEDDDPHQFRERDGQGLHSVGQFSEKVGNFRDDLIKCRQQNWAKKLLQREYMGNLRFCRDTKPLLSAVPKRLRFCFKDLVPVNFLQGHMFMGLSACGQFLLSYKVCSSESAPNSSHYPFTIGYKYTLFFWIYQPHKPLRGFYKCCLFDDHGVDNVKEVSMIQWKSCDPRILIVHGASEEENEDSYLTYIKVPKLGCLECRKQRDYEEEEGYFRRHILCIKCNLTVHTKYSTTESDRKFDPYLHLICPERILIISNGFFHMLHISLEQPPKEQQSAAVTLQSQQQQQNMIAVLMMKPLCTGSPTPTHQLNDLSPQQERRHTPVIFTPNNDNDNFSVDSQTTFNSQSNVVNRIIEDFADIETDSTHSGSGIIAITTPQAFASVGLKSPTSIVSNPDSPVSQVTVGRKSCEEFVFSCSPNVSSRANAIPSGVANTPPPPSNSASPGNAIKTNSPLFQNGARRRHRIVTKSFRKGISMFFSSTGITTTQTSSPNTSTASANALTSNDRASTYEFCEENEKCEKISILRKRRLAERKYEFSEDNSENIIPFTKTRTSANNSFSSLLGNSATGSHSPRHNRTHLHNSLSPYASPSSSPHPHSSNINVTNYGHYAAPSALSPLRHSCTSPLGFRSPPSTSGLITPNNNSVAANISGTGGGGGGTVMRSPSRHLISNNFYNNHKSPPHSLSPATQYMLSFKPHGTLSPLQLSITKRSHLERGGSISPNYQHPFLSPRRDEIRAFEVPLQGGATEKPVCTKKFQRRYVEEDDAASVITSEEDDCISPGYHTLLPVEVHGSCYSEMQMISKASFQQLRCTSVVIEQHSFDMETFTYYVISTLCQKNQKTYDFFYDWAYELINVCPITQTIFCLLMAHFSAREEVASCLNCSRKLSCAFHRRQYECRVLFCWNMCTGEWDVLDFGELHDHKLQNMFIRKGVKRNPVSLAQRAKKLAREMAQTLNKLPDYTSNLRVLDSNINKSKKTIIDIDNMIEFYLKRPRSMN; this is encoded by the exons ATGGACCGCAACAGCATTCATAGTGGTCCTAGCTATATTGATTTATCGTCGTCTGAagaagatgatgatgaggaaTTCTCACTGGCCGAGAGTTCAGAGACTGACTGCGAAGATGATGACCCTCATCAATTTCGAGAAAGAGACGGCCAAGGATTACATAGTGTTGGCCAATTTTCTGAAAAAGTGGGCAATTTTAGAGATGACTTGATTAAATGTCGCCAACAAAATTGGGCCAAGAAACTCCTGCAACGAGAA TACATGGGTAACCTACGGTTTTGTCGAGACACAAAGCCATTACTATCTGCAGTGCCAAAAAGATTGAGATTTTGTTTTAAAGATTTGGTTCCAGTGAATTTTTTGCAAGG TCATATGTTCATGGGTTTGTCGGCTTGTGGACAGTTCCTGCTAAGCTACAAAGTGTGTTCGAGTGAAAGTGCACCAAATTCCAGCCACTACCCATTTACCATAGGTTATAAATATAC GCTTTTCTTTTGGATATATCAACCACACAAGCCATTGAGAGGATTCTATAAATGTTGCCTCTTCGATGACCATGGCGTCGACAATGtcaaagaggttagcatgattCAATGGAAGAGTTGTGACCCCCGTATACTAATAGTGCATGGTGCTTCCGAAGAAGAAAATGAAGACTCTTATCTAACATATATAAAAGTTCCTAAACTTGGCTGTTTGGAGTGTAGAAAGCAGAGAGATTACGAGGAGGAAGAAGGAT atTTTCGTCGCCACATCCTCTGCATAAAATGCAATCTAACTGTTCACACAAAATATTCAACGACTGAATCAGATCGTAAATTCGATCCATACTTGCATCTTATATGTCCAGAACGTATACTAATAATATCAAATGGATTCTTCCATATGTTACACATAAGTCTTGAACAACCACCAAAGGAGCAGCAATCCGCTGCAGTGACTTTACAaagccaacagcagcagcaaaataTGATTGCTGTACTAATGATGAAACCTCTATGTACAGGATCGCCTACACCTACACACCAGTTGAATGACTTGAGTCCGCAACAGGAAAGACGCCACACGCCAGTCATATTTACACCCAACAATGATAATGATAACTTTAGTGTAGATAGTCAAACAACATTTAATTCACAGAGTAATGTCGTAAATCGTATCATCGAGGATTTCGCAGATATTGAAACTGACTCCACACATTCTGGCAGTGGCATAATTGCTATAACCACGCCTCAGGCATTTGCTTCAGTTGGCTTAAAGTCACCAACTTCAATAGTATCAAATCCCGATTCACCCGTTTCTCAAGTTACGGTGGGTAGAAAATCGTGTGAGGAATTTGTCTTTTCATGTAGTCCAAACGTTTCTAGTCGTGCAAATGCCATCCCATCCGGAGTGGCTAATACACCGCCACCACCATCAAACTCGGCTTCACCGGGAAACGCAATAAAAACTAACTCGCCCTTATTTCAGAACGGAGCAAGGCGTAGACATCGTATAGTCACTAAATCGTTCCGCAAAGgaatttcaatgtttttttcatCGACTGGGATAACGACAACTCAAACATCGTCCCCGAATACTTCAACAGCGTCAGCCAATGCATTAACCAGTAATGACCGAGCATCAACCTACGAATTCTGTGAGGAGAAtgaaaagtgtgaaaaaatatcaattttgcGTAAACGAAGACTGGCCGAAAGAAAATACGAATTTTCTGAAGATAACTCGGAGAATATTATCCCCTTCACAAAGACTAGAACATCGGCAAACAACTCATTTAGTTCCTTATTGGGCAACTCGGCTACAGGCAGTCACTCTCCACGCCATAACCGAACTCATTTACACAATAGTTTATCGCCATATGCATCGCCGTCATCATCGCCACATCCACATAGTTCGAATATAAATGTCACCAACTATGGACATTATGCCGCACCTTCAGCATTGTCGCCTTTACGCCATAGCTGCACTTCACCTTTAGGTTTTCGATCTCCTCCTTCGACGTCGGGTCTTATAACGCCCAACAACAATAGTGTAGCCGCCAATATCTCTGGCACAGGTGGAGGAGGAGGCGGAACAGTAATGCGATCTCCTAGTCGACATTTGATTAGCAATAATTTCTATAACAATCATAAGTCACCACCACATAGTCTTTCGCCCGCTACACAATATATGCTAAGCTTCAAACCTCATGGTACATTATCACCCCTGCAATTATCAATAACTAAAAGATCACATTTAGAGAGAGGCGGCTCAATATCTCCAAACTATCAACATCCTTTCTTATCACCTCGTCGAGACGAAATACGAGCATTTGAAGTTCCATTGCAAGGTGGGGCAACCGAAAAGCCAGTATGtacgaaaaaatttcaacggcgTTATGTGGAGGAGGACGACGCAGCATCCGTTATAACAAGCGAAGAGG aTGACTGCATTTCTCCAGGCTACCATACACTCTTGCCGGTAGAGGTGCATGGTTCCTGCTACTCTGAGATGCAAATGATTTCAAAGGCCTCGTTTCAGCAACTACGTTGTACCAGTGTCGTTATCGAACAGCATTCATTTGATATGGAAACATTTACGTATTATGTCATTAGCACATTGTGCCAAAAAAACCAGAAAACTTACGATTTCTTTTACGACTGGGCCTACGAGCTAATAAAT GTTTGTCCTATAACACAAACTATATTTTGTCTACTGATGGCACATTTTTCTGCCCGCGAAGAAGTTGCATCCTGCTTGAATTGTTCACGCAAGTTGAGCTGTGCCTTCCATCGTCGCCAATATGAATGCCGGGTGCTATTTTGTTGGAATATGTGCACTGGCGAATGGGATGTGTTGGACTTTGGTGAACTGCACGATCATAAACTACAAAACATGTTCATCAGGAAAGGCGTAAAGCGTAATCCAGTGTCCTTGGCGCAAAGAGCCAAAAAGTTGGCTCGTGAAATGGCGCAGACCCTTAACAAATTACCAGATTACACAAGCAATTTACGTGTATTAGATTCGAATATTAACAAATCCAAAAAGACTATAATTGATATTGATAATATGATTGAATTCTATTTGAAGAGGCCACGCTCAATGAATTGA